The following coding sequences are from one Streptomyces sp. NBC_01294 window:
- a CDS encoding DUF485 domain-containing protein: MDKHEGRDAGTIRLDDPWYDALAVGWGEGEETSPPRPAPGGRPAPGASDIYLEVQRSAAFQEVRRRYRRFVVPATAGFFLWYVAYVVAATAAPGVMARPVVGAVNVAMLAGLGQFLSTFLLTWAYARHARLRRDRAALDLRWTVFEQERGQERARARGAGR, encoded by the coding sequence GTGGACAAGCACGAAGGTCGTGATGCCGGAACGATCCGGCTGGACGACCCCTGGTACGACGCGCTGGCCGTCGGCTGGGGCGAGGGAGAGGAAACGTCCCCGCCACGCCCGGCCCCCGGCGGCCGCCCCGCACCCGGCGCATCCGACATCTACCTCGAAGTGCAGCGCAGCGCCGCCTTTCAGGAGGTGCGCCGCCGCTACCGCAGGTTCGTCGTCCCCGCGACCGCCGGTTTCTTCCTCTGGTACGTCGCCTACGTGGTCGCCGCCACCGCCGCACCCGGCGTGATGGCCCGGCCCGTGGTGGGCGCGGTCAACGTGGCCATGCTGGCGGGGCTCGGCCAGTTCCTCAGCACCTTCCTGCTGACCTGGGCCTACGCCCGGCACGCGCGGCTGCGCCGGGACCGCGCCGCGCTCGACCTGCGCTGGACCGTCTTCGAGCAGGAACGCGGCCAGGAGCGGGCCAGGGCGAGGGGGGCCGGCCGGTGA
- a CDS encoding DNA gyrase/topoisomerase IV subunit B, which translates to MTADTSVPSSALLSGADRDGSNYTARHLLVLEGLEAVRKRPGMYIGSTDSRGLMHCLWEIIDNSVDEALGGYCDHIEVILHEDASVEVRDNGRGIPVDVEPKTGLSGIEVVMTKLHAGGKFGGGSYAASGGLHGVGASVVNALSARLDVEVDRNSATHAISFRRGVPGMFTEQGAESPFDPANGLRKIKRVTKGKTGTRVRYWADRQIFLKDARLNLETLYQRARQTAFLVPGLTLVVRDERGIDGAGKTEETFRFDGGISEFCEYLAQDKAVCDVLRLTGTGTFKETVPVLDDRGHMTPTEVTRELGVDIALRWGTGYETNVKSFVNIIATPKGGTHVSGFERSIAKTVNEVLRSAKLLRVAEDDVVKDDAMEGMTAVVTVRLAEPQFEGQTKEVLGTSAATRIVAAVVAKELKAFLTSSKRDDKQQARAVMEKIVAAARTRIAARQHKEAQRRKTALETSSLPAKLADCRSDDVERSELFIVEGDSALGTAKLARNSEFQALLPIRGKILNVQKSSISDMLKNAECGAIIQVIGAGSGRTFDIDAARYGKIVLLVDADVDGAHIRCLLLTLFQRYMRPMVEAGRVFAAVPPLHRIELVQPKKGQDKYVYTYSDNELRQALLEYQRKNIRYKDSIQRYKGLGEMDADQLAETTMDPRFRTLRRINIGDLDSAEQVFDLLMGNEVAPRKEFITSSAATLDRSRIDA; encoded by the coding sequence GTGACCGCCGACACGTCCGTGCCTTCCAGCGCGCTGCTGTCCGGAGCAGACCGGGACGGTTCCAACTACACCGCGCGGCACCTGCTCGTCCTCGAAGGGCTGGAGGCCGTCCGCAAGCGCCCCGGCATGTATATCGGCTCGACCGACAGTCGAGGCCTGATGCACTGCCTGTGGGAGATCATCGACAATTCCGTCGACGAGGCCCTGGGCGGCTACTGCGACCACATCGAGGTGATCCTCCACGAGGACGCCTCCGTCGAGGTCCGGGACAACGGCCGCGGCATCCCCGTGGACGTCGAGCCCAAGACCGGCCTGTCCGGCATCGAGGTCGTCATGACCAAGCTGCACGCCGGCGGCAAGTTCGGCGGCGGCTCGTACGCGGCCTCCGGCGGCCTGCACGGCGTCGGCGCCTCCGTGGTCAACGCCCTGTCCGCCCGCCTGGACGTCGAGGTCGACCGCAACAGCGCGACGCACGCCATCAGCTTCCGCCGCGGCGTCCCCGGCATGTTCACCGAGCAGGGCGCCGAAAGCCCCTTCGACCCGGCGAACGGCCTGCGCAAGATCAAGCGCGTCACCAAGGGCAAGACCGGCACCCGGGTCCGCTACTGGGCCGACCGCCAGATCTTCCTCAAGGACGCCCGCCTCAATCTGGAGACGCTCTACCAGCGCGCCCGCCAGACCGCCTTCCTCGTTCCCGGCCTGACCCTGGTCGTCCGCGACGAGCGGGGCATCGACGGGGCCGGCAAGACCGAGGAGACCTTCCGCTTCGACGGCGGCATCAGCGAATTCTGTGAGTACCTCGCCCAGGACAAGGCCGTCTGCGACGTGCTGCGCCTGACCGGCACGGGCACCTTCAAGGAGACCGTCCCGGTCCTCGACGACCGCGGCCACATGACCCCCACCGAGGTCACCCGCGAGCTCGGCGTGGACATCGCCCTGCGCTGGGGCACGGGGTACGAGACCAACGTCAAGTCCTTCGTGAACATCATCGCCACCCCCAAGGGCGGCACCCACGTCTCCGGCTTCGAGCGCTCGATCGCCAAGACCGTGAACGAGGTGCTGCGCTCGGCCAAGCTGCTGCGCGTCGCCGAGGACGACGTGGTCAAGGACGACGCGATGGAGGGCATGACGGCCGTCGTCACCGTCCGCCTCGCCGAGCCGCAGTTCGAGGGCCAGACCAAGGAGGTCCTCGGCACCTCGGCGGCCACCCGGATCGTCGCGGCCGTGGTCGCCAAGGAGCTCAAGGCCTTCCTGACCTCCAGCAAGCGCGACGACAAGCAGCAGGCCCGCGCCGTGATGGAGAAGATCGTCGCGGCCGCCCGGACCAGGATCGCGGCCCGTCAGCACAAGGAGGCGCAGCGCCGCAAGACCGCGCTGGAGACCTCCTCGCTCCCCGCGAAGCTGGCCGACTGCCGCAGCGACGACGTGGAGCGCAGCGAGCTCTTCATCGTCGAGGGCGACTCGGCCCTCGGCACCGCGAAGCTCGCCCGGAATTCGGAGTTCCAGGCGCTCCTGCCCATCCGCGGCAAGATCCTCAACGTCCAGAAGTCCTCGATCTCGGACATGCTCAAGAACGCCGAGTGCGGGGCGATCATCCAGGTCATAGGAGCCGGCTCGGGCCGGACCTTCGACATCGACGCCGCCCGGTACGGCAAGATCGTGCTGCTCGTCGACGCCGACGTGGACGGCGCGCACATCCGCTGCCTGCTGCTCACGCTCTTCCAGCGGTACATGCGGCCGATGGTCGAGGCCGGCCGGGTCTTCGCGGCCGTGCCGCCGCTGCACCGGATCGAGCTGGTCCAGCCGAAGAAGGGCCAGGACAAGTACGTCTACACGTACTCGGACAACGAGCTGCGCCAGGCCCTTTTGGAGTACCAGCGCAAGAACATCCGGTACAAGGACTCGATCCAGCGCTACAAGGGCCTCGGCGAGATGGACGCGGACCAGCTGGCGGAGACCACCATGGACCCCCGGTTCCGTACCCTGCGCCGGATCAACATCGGCGACCTGGACTCGGCCGAGCAGGTCTTCGACCTGCTCATGGGCAATGAGGTGGCCCCGCGCAAGGAGTTCATCACGAGCTCCGCGGCGACCCTGGACCGCTCGCGCATCGACGCCTGA
- a CDS encoding DUF7455 domain-containing protein produces the protein MTTVLTPATPLTAADRCDRCGAQAYLRVVLLSGGELLFCAHHGRKFEPELKKIAAEIQDETERLTPAPAANAAEPEDR, from the coding sequence GTGACTACTGTTCTGACACCCGCGACCCCGCTGACGGCCGCTGACCGATGCGACCGTTGCGGCGCCCAGGCATATCTGCGCGTCGTCCTGCTGAGCGGCGGTGAACTGCTCTTCTGCGCCCACCACGGTCGCAAGTTCGAGCCGGAACTCAAGAAGATCGCCGCGGAAATACAGGATGAGACCGAGCGGCTTACGCCCGCTCCGGCTGCGAATGCCGCCGAACCCGAGGACCGCTGA
- a CDS encoding solute symporter family protein — translation MSTEHQTLALILFSVFIAVTLGITTWVSRNRHGSAEEFYAGGRLFSPMENGFAIAGDYMSAASFLGISGLIALFGYDGLLYSVGFLVAWLVVLFLVAELVRNCGRFTLADVVAARMSERPVRIAAGTSSVVVSVLYLIAQMVGAASLVGLLLGSSSATARTLAVVGVGALMVVYVSFGGMRATTWIQIVKAVLLMGGAITLTVLVLLRFHGNFDQLLTTAADRSGHGRAFLAPGLKYGGDWTARFDFMSLGLALVLGTAGLPHILSRFYTVPTARAARRSVVWAIALIGGFYLMTIVLGFGAAALVGPDQVRASNASGNTAVPLLAAFLGGGAGSTGGAVLFAFVAAIAFATILAVVAGITLASSASVAHDLYASLKRRHARQRSEVAVARVAAVGIGAVAIALGLLAQNLNVAFLVGLAFAVAASANLPVLLYSLFWRDFTTRGAVWSVYGGLVPAVLLVLVSPVVSGSAESLFPGVDFQYFPLQNPGIVSIPLGFLAGWLGTVTSSEEPDEAKHAETEVRSLTGAGAV, via the coding sequence GTGAGCACCGAGCACCAGACCCTCGCGCTGATCCTGTTCAGCGTCTTCATCGCGGTCACCCTGGGCATCACCACCTGGGTCAGCCGCAACCGGCACGGATCGGCCGAGGAGTTCTACGCCGGCGGGCGGTTGTTCTCCCCCATGGAGAACGGTTTCGCCATCGCCGGCGACTACATGTCCGCCGCCTCCTTCCTCGGCATCTCCGGCCTGATCGCCCTCTTCGGCTACGACGGCCTGCTCTACTCGGTGGGATTCCTCGTCGCCTGGCTGGTGGTCCTCTTCCTGGTCGCCGAACTGGTCCGCAACTGCGGGCGCTTCACCCTCGCCGACGTCGTCGCCGCCCGGATGAGCGAGCGCCCGGTGCGGATCGCCGCCGGCACCTCCTCGGTCGTCGTCTCCGTGCTCTACCTCATCGCGCAGATGGTCGGCGCGGCCAGTCTGGTCGGTCTGCTGCTCGGGAGTTCGAGCGCCACCGCCCGGACCCTCGCCGTGGTGGGGGTGGGCGCGCTGATGGTGGTCTACGTGTCCTTCGGCGGGATGCGGGCCACCACCTGGATCCAGATCGTGAAGGCCGTGCTGCTGATGGGCGGGGCGATCACCCTGACGGTGCTCGTGCTGCTGCGCTTCCACGGGAACTTCGACCAGCTGCTCACCACGGCCGCCGACCGCAGTGGGCACGGGCGGGCGTTCCTGGCCCCCGGCCTCAAGTACGGCGGGGACTGGACCGCCCGCTTCGACTTCATGAGCCTCGGTCTCGCGCTGGTCCTCGGGACCGCAGGGCTGCCGCACATCCTGTCGCGGTTCTACACCGTGCCCACCGCGCGGGCGGCCCGCCGCTCGGTGGTGTGGGCGATCGCCCTGATCGGCGGCTTCTACCTGATGACCATCGTGCTCGGGTTCGGCGCGGCCGCGCTGGTGGGCCCGGACCAGGTGAGGGCCTCCAACGCCTCCGGGAACACGGCCGTTCCCCTGCTCGCGGCCTTCCTCGGCGGGGGCGCCGGATCCACCGGGGGCGCGGTGCTGTTCGCCTTTGTCGCCGCCATCGCCTTCGCGACCATCCTGGCCGTGGTGGCCGGCATCACCCTGGCCTCGTCGGCCTCGGTCGCGCACGATCTGTACGCCTCCCTCAAGCGCCGGCACGCCAGGCAGCGCAGCGAGGTCGCGGTGGCCCGGGTCGCGGCCGTCGGCATCGGGGCGGTGGCGATCGCCCTCGGGCTGCTCGCCCAGAACCTCAATGTGGCGTTCCTGGTGGGGCTGGCCTTCGCCGTGGCGGCCTCCGCCAATCTGCCGGTGCTGCTGTACTCGCTCTTCTGGCGCGACTTCACCACGCGGGGAGCCGTCTGGTCGGTGTACGGAGGCCTGGTTCCGGCGGTGTTGCTGGTGCTGGTGTCGCCGGTGGTGTCGGGCAGCGCGGAATCCCTCTTCCCCGGAGTCGACTTCCAGTACTTCCCGCTCCAGAACCCGGGCATCGTCTCGATCCCGCTGGGCTTCCTGGCGGGCTGGCTGGGCACGGTCACCTCGAGCGAGGAGCCGGACGAGGCGAAGCACGCGGAGACGGAGGTCCGCTCCCTGACCGGCGCCGGAGCGGTCTGA